The region AACACCTCATTATCCCAACACAATCCCTCAAATCCCTTTTGAACGAGAGTGGGCAGTTGTGATACAAACCTCCACTTCAGATGTCAAGATGGGTTCAACCTCACGAAATGTGAGCAGTTCCGGCAACACGATGAGACGGGAACCAGCTCAGAGAACAGAAACGTGAGCGATTCCGTGTGCGGCTGCAGCAACATTCTCAAAcggtgtatgtttgtgtgtgtatgagtgtccATATGTGGGGTTTGTGTGTGTATACAATTGTGTGATATGTTTGGGTGTGCGTGCCATGTGTGGGACGTTGTGTGTGCATGTTTAATGTATATGTTGTTGAGTGTCTCACTGTGTGCCTGTTGGGaatatcagtgaaacccgaccgagactgggagaccacttcgctgagcacctatgctccgtccaccagaaaaagcggaatctcccagtcgctacccattttaattccacttctattcccattccgatatgcctatccatggcctcttccactgtTGGGATGAGGAcacacttagattggaggaacaacaccttatattccgtttgggtagcctccaacctgatggcatgaacattgatttctcaaacttcggaTAATGACCCACACCCCCGCTTCACCAATTCCCACCcacttttccctctttcaccctatctccttgcctgctcatcactcctcccaccttctccttcttctatggcctctgtctctttcaccaataaacTTCCCAGCTGTTTAATTCACCCCTTccttcaagtttcacctatcaccttgtgcttgtcccttccctccccaccttttaaatctactcctcagcttttcgtctccagtcctgccaaagggtttcggtctgaaacgttgactgtactactgtactcttttccatagaggctgcttgacctgctgagttcttccagtattttgtgtgtgttgcttggatttccaacaactgcagattttctcttgtttgtgatgggaATATGTGTAcattaatgtgtgtgtgtgtgtgtgtgtgtgtgtggagtttgtgcacCAGTCACGTGTGTTTGTGTCTGCACGATATCAGATCTGGAGTATACATATCTGTACACATGTGTACTGGACACGTGCACATGACAGTGCACACATGTATAATCACATAACCAGTGTAGCCAGCACAGCTGAAACACAGAGTGACTCCCCAGCACCCATCCACACCCTGCCAGCCACGACACAGTGTTTCATGATGTAAAGGGCTGCCCCAGTCCTTCCCAAAGGAGCTGTACCCACCCTCACCTTCCCGCAATCCAGCCCGCTCCCCGCTCCTGACCGCTCTCTGGGTCTCAGCGTCCCAGTGTGTTCTGGTGATGAAGGAACTGACTCAGCCACTCATTcccagggagggagagagggaaggaggagctgATGCTCCATCGGAAACCACAGCACTGGACAAACCTTTGCAAAAAACAGGGGCAGCATCACACACCCAGCCACACACCTTCAGCTTTGGGAGAAACCTCCGGTGGGCCTTCCGGAACTGGAGGTTTCAGGAGCGGTTTCACCTGCAAACAGATGGGAAACATTTAATCCTGATccactcctccacaccgtcccgtcacacatcCCCAACGTCCCGTCataccctccccaccgtcccgtcacacacccccaCCGTCCCGTCACAAACTCcccaccatcccgtcacacactccacaccgtcctgtcccacactccacaccgtcccgtcacacactcccaccgtcccgtcacacactccacaccgtcccgtcacacaccccacaccgtcccgtcacacactccccactgttccgtcacacacccccaccgtcccgtcacacactcccaccgTCCCGTCCcacactccacaccgtcccgtcacacaaccccaccgtcccgtcacacaccccacaccgtcccgtcacacactccccactgttccgtcacacacccccaccgtcccatcacacaccccacaccatcccgtcacacactcccaccgtcctgtcccacactccacaccgtcctgtcacacactccccaccgtcctgtcacacacccccagggacagggtcagacacagggtgaggctcactccacaccgtcccgtcacacactcccagggacagggtcagacacagggtgagactccctccacaccgtcccatcacatactccccacCGTCCTGTCACATACTCCCCACCATCCTGTCCCACActcccacaccgtcccgtcacataCTCCCCACTGTCCTgtcacacacccccagggacagggtcagacacaggatgagactccctccacatcgttccgtcacacactcccagggacagggtcagacacagggtgagactccctccacaccgtccagtcacacactcccagggacagggtcagacacagggtgaggctccctccatactgtcctgtcacacactcccaggacagggtcagacacagggtgaggctccctcgacaccgtcccgtcacacactcccagggacagggtcagacacagggtgaggctccctccatactgtcctgtcacacactcccaggacagggtcagacacagggttagtctccctccgcaccgtccagtcacacactcccagggacagggtcagacacagggtgaggctccctccacaccatcccgtcacacactcccagggacagggtcagacacagggtgagactccctccacaccgtccatcgcacactcccagggacagggtcagacacagggtgaggctccctcgacaccgtcccgtcacacactcccagggacagggtcagacacagggtgagactccctccatactgtcctgtCAGAGTTGGGGggtgtggggaagagggagaaacagagatgtggaggaacagaaggaggctgaggggttggtGGAGTgagggggggggtggaagagtGAAACCCAGGGAAGGGGTCCCAGAGATGGGGGCAGGGTGGAAGGGAGAGTGCCAAAGTCTGACCCAGAGACGGGGGTGGCGGTGGGCGATAAACGCAGAGGTGGGTTCTGAAccaggctgggggtggggggcataaACATGGAGTGGGTTCTGACCCAGGCACTTGTGGGGTGTCTGACCCAGAGATCGAGGGGGAGGGAATGTGGTGAGGTGGGAGAATGCAGTGAGGGGCTGTGACCCAGAGACTGGGGAAGGGAAtgcgatggggggggggggttctgacccagagacagggagaggaggTAGAAAGGGGACGTCCCAGACATATGAGGCTCCGAGATTTGAGagaggaatggaatggaaagaCTTGGAAAATGGGAACAGATGGGAGGAACCAGAGACGGTGGGGGTGAGGAGAGCAGAGAGTGAGACAAGATGGCGGGAACCAGGGGTGACGGGAGGAGGGGCAAGGGGCAACACAGGGATGAGGGCAACCTGGAGTATGGGGCAATAAGGAGGCAAACCAGAGAGGAGGGGATAAGGGGGCAACATAGACACGCAGGCCTGAGGGAGGGGAAGTGGGGTGACCCAGAGACAAAGGAGGCAGAAGTGGGTGACCCACAGAGGAGGGATAGGGCGATCTATAGATGGGATGGGTCGAGGAGATGGGGCAAAGGTGAGGGTGTGACCCAGAGAAAGGTAGGACTGGGGAGGAGGGGCAGCCCATAGACAAGTTGAGGGCGGAAGGTGCTGCCTAGTGAAGTAGAGAGGGGGTGTCCCAGAGACGGGGTGGGGGTGTGAGCAGAGACCAAAATGAGATGGGGGGGGTGAGAGGCAACCCAGAGATAGGGGGTGTGGTTAAGGGGGCTATAGTGAAACAGGGAGCGGCAGCATGGAAGCAGGGAGGGATGAAGGGAGTGAAACAGGGATGAGGTGGGGGTTGGGCATGGGGAGGGTTTGAGCGGGAAcagatgggtggggaggggagaaaggtGTGATCCACAGatggaggtggaggggagagatgatcCAGAAACGGGATGAAGGACCCGGAGGTGGGGCAAGGGTGCTACACAGATGGATAGGGGAATGGGAAGAGGTAATCTGGATACGGGGTggagagtggggggtgggaaCAACTGATGAGGTGCAAGATCACCCAGGACCTTGGATGGGCCAGGTTTCACTGAGTATCGTTCAGATTTTGATGCTGTTTCATTCATCGTCACGTTTCCCTGGTTTCATTCCCTCCTCCTCACTACAGACTCTCTGTACAAACCCACCATCCCCTCCCCAACCCTGTACTGACCCCTCATGGTTCCCATCTCGGGGCTGAAGACGACAATCCTGTACTGAGTAACCCGAACAGGAAGCAGTACCTCAGCAGACAGCATCCATCGGAtcgtcaccacccaggacacgtccTGTTCTCGTTACCGCCCCAGGGAggaagtgcaggagcctgaagacccatgacCAGTGTTTAGAAACActcttcccctctgtcctcaGATTTATGATCGGCCCATGATCCTATCTCGCTGTTCCTCGTTTCCACGcgttatttatttttgtgacaCGGTAATTTTTAGTTTTTGCGCTGTACTGCTACaggacaatgaatttcacaacacatCTTTACGTCAGCAATAACAAACCAGATTCTGTGACAAAATGGACCATAATGTTGAAGAGAGATGGAAATAAAAGAATTAAATTCCCCACACACTCCCCCCGCCACCTCCGGCCGTGATGACAAAGGGACGGTGGATATCATGTGGGGAAATCGAGGGACACACCCGGGTCAGCTGCAGTaagacagtctgcagttgtacagagcAAGGTGCTTGGCAGAATACAGTAGCTGTTTTCTACAGCACGGACACCAGGGACACAAGCAGACAGACACTGAAGGAGTGTGAAGAACATACGTTGGACCAACAGTAAAACTAAGGTTTAATTGCCCATTTTGATGAGATTAAATGCAAATAAAGGAATAAATATCATGTCCTAGTGTGTGTTATTAATACCTGTAAGAATGTATCGTGATTGGGATCCTATGTATGCAATTAAGGGATTAGAAGCTGCACCGGATTTCAATTGGTCAAGATCCATATAAAAGTGACAACTCTGAGCTGAAGTTTCGGAACAGTTCTGTGACGGGGACTGGACTGTTGTCCTggtgcacaagtaaataaagttTGAAGGAAGAACGAGTGCAAGTTGTCAGAGACCAGGTGATCGGTGAGGTCACTTCACCCAGAGCGGTGACCGTTCGGAACCCGTCACTACAGGGACAGACTGAGGGGAGCGGCAGGGATGGATTGAAGGGGGAGCTGagtgaacagagagagagaaaagagcatcACGACAGGGTGGCAGACCAGGAACACTCGCAGGGACCAGAGGGGGAGAATGGCCTCTTTTCTGTACGTTGAGTGTGCTGCAGTCAGTAAGGACCTGAAACACAAAATCGAatacatagctgatttatttttcacagatccacaatattaaacccCGGTCCAATTAAAGGCTAATGTCATCAGAGCAAACCCGTCCTGTATCCGGTGACCACGGTTCAGTCCCCAGGTGTGATGAACAGCAGCAataactgcagaatctgacaacACTCACTCTGGAACTTCCAAACTGGTAATGGTTAAAAATTCAACAGACTTATTTAAACTTCCTCCTCTGTGAGAACTTGCCAGTGTTTCAGCACGTAGGATGACCAGGTAAACCTCTTTCCTCACACAGGACAGGAGTGCGGCCTCTCAGTGTGAACTGTCTAACGCCTCACAAGGTGGCATAACTGAGCAAAATGCTTCCCACGTACACAGCAGGCGAACGACTTCTCCCTGCGATGGGCTCTGGTGTCTCATCAAATCAGACAGTGTAGTAAATCCCTCCCATACCAGAAGCAGTAGAGTGCCTGGTCTCCCGTGAAGATATGCTGGAGCTCCCTCCGGACAGGAAACTCCATTTCAGAGACGCTGTAGcttgacctttccgaatcctttttattaacccAGAATATAtggatagaggagcggagttaacgacatgAATGATTGTATTGGATGTAATACATTAGCCCAGACTTGTTTTGTTTTGCTTAGATCAGTTTTTGgttcagtttagtttagttttttttcttagtttttttttactttgggatTTCTTTTctcgtgattttttttttcatttttctttttatcaTGGTTAACTATATCAAGGGCTTGGGAGGTCTATTATACTTGTATTATCTGTAGTTTTTACTTGCATATGTCAATTACCAATCATGTAATCCCAGTCTCTTTGTATTAGTACTGTTACTATGTTTATGaagttgaaaattaataaaaagattaagagagaaagagacaaagCAGGAGGATGTGTCCAACTGGGATGAGATGTTGACAATTGATACGTTGTTGTCCAGGGACCCAAACCCTGCCCTGTGCTGACCCGTCTCTGGTTTCTAAACATCTCCACTCTGATTTCCGGCTTTAGACAACGGTGGTGTATTGTAACAACCCAGAGATTTGAGGGTAAAGAACATGTCAGAGATAACTGCATGCAGGGAGCTCATCTTCTtcggtctgcagaaggacatccaGGAAATTCAAGGGAAGCTTCTTCACCCACAGGGTGGTGACCATTTGGAACCCACCACCACAGGGAGAGTGAGTGGTGAAGAGCAGGGATGGGTGTGATTTATTGAAAATTCACAAAGTACCTCAGAGAGTTTAAAATACAACTGGTTTATTTGTCACGGGTCTGGTATGTTTAACTCCAGTCCCACTaaaggtgaatgtcagaggaaaaGACTCCTCCCAGGCCCAGTGACCAGGGTACAGTCTGGCTGTGACGAGCAGCAGCTATCATTGCCGAGTCTGACCCCAACAGTCACTTttgaacagtcctgatgaagggtctcggcccgaaacgttgacgatttactcttttctgtagatgcctgctgaatccctccagcattgtgtgtgtgttgcttttgaacTTGCCTCTGGGTTCAGAAACTGTGATGgttaaatatccagcatgcagccaATTCAAACACttttcccagtgtgaactcgctggtgtgtctgtaggtgggatgactgagtgaatcccttcccacagaccgagcaggtgaacggtctctccccggtgtgaactcgctggtgtctcctCACATGGGATGAATGCGTGAATCCTTTCCCGcactcagagcaggtgaatggtctctccccggtgtgaattcgctggtgtctcATCACGTgcgatgagtgagtgaatcccttcccacattcagagcagataaacggcctctccccagtgtgaactcgctggtgtgtctgcaggTGAGATGAGTGACTGAacgccttcccacagtctgagcaggtgaacggcctctccccagtgtgaactcgttggtgtaTAATCACatgggatgagtgagtgaatcccttcccacattcagagcagataaacagcctctcaccagtgtgaagTTGCTGGTGTGTCAGCAGATCACGTGAGCgtgcgaatcccttcccacaaacaGAGCAGAGAACCGATCTCTCCCCggagtgaactcgctggtgtctcatcACGTGGAATGAGTTTGTGAAGCCCTTCCCACAGGTGGAGCagatgaacggtctctccccactGTGAATTCGCTTGTGTACCTGCAGGTGAGACGACTGAGTGAAcgtcttcccacattcagagcaggcgtacggcctctctccggtgtgaattcgctggtgtatCAGCAGATCTGATGAGtttgtgaatcccttcccacagaaagAGCAGATAAACGGCCTCTCGCCACTGTGAACCCGCTGGTGGGCCTGCAGCTGGGATGACTGAGCGAATGCTTTCCCGCAGaccaagcaggtgaacggcctctccacaAAGTGAACTGGCTGCTGTCTCATCATGAGGCATTGATCAGTGAATCCGTAcccacacacagagcaggtggACAACCTCTGGCTGTGTGAATTCTATGATGCGTCTTCGATTTGGATGACAAAatcaaccacttcctgcagtcagaACAGGTGAGCTGTCTCACTGTGCTGTTAACTTGCTCAGGCTGGAAGGCTGAGTCTATCCCCTCCCACACAGAGCaactgaacggcctctccccagtgtgaactcactgatgtGTCTCCTGCTTGGGCTGAGTGAGGGAATTCTGTCCCACACTGAGAGCAGGTGAATGATATCTCACTGCTATCAATTGTCTGACACTTCACCAAGTCAGATGTTAGTCATAGTGAACCCCTTGTAAAATCATTGCAGATGAAGAACTGACCTCTGgtgaacaaatgctggtgtgttctcagcaCCCCGGTTCCAGTGAATTTCACTGAGTTAAAACAGAGTGTTTCCTTTCAGACACAAAACACAGGTCCAGCTGGGATGAGATACATTTTCATCTCCAAGGATTGACAAATGATCTATCGGTGCTACAAAGGAAATATCTGGTCACTCCTTCAATATCTTGAAGACAATTTTCAAAGATTATCTTCAGATATGTTCACTCAAATCCCATCCTTACACTGACTGCTCTCCTCACTGTGACTGCTGTGTTGTCCTGTCTTCTCCACATGCAAACACTGATGGTATTCAAGTGCTGGTGAACTGACAAACACAGCCGAACAGATGTgatgttgtgtttgagattgccGTACACAAATTCCTTGCCTTTTCCACTCTGTGaaaatatttacaaaagataTCAACGGGTGAAGGACAGGAATTGAAATGAGATATTTTCACTCTCTGTGCGCACTCTGACATCAGACTGCAACAGTGAGGACCAACACAACACCTTACTGCTCCTGGAGATGTTGTAATTACTCTGACCACTCCATTCCCCAGGTAATAATTACGCTGACCACTCCCCCAGGTGATAATTACTCGGACCACTCCATCCCCCAGGTAATAATTACTCTGACCACTCCACCCCCAGGTGATAATTACTCTGACCACACCATCCCCCAGGTGATAATTACTCTGACCACTCCACCTCCAGGTAATAATTACTCTGACCACTCCCCCAGGGGATAATTACTCTGACCACTCCATCCCCCAGGTAATAATTACTCTGACCACTCCACCCCCAGGTGATAATTACTCTGACCACTCCACCCAGGTGATAATTACTCTGAATACTCCACCCCCCCAGGTGATAATTACTCTTACGACTCCCCCCAGGTAATAATTACTCTGACCACTCCCCCGGGTGATAAGTACTCTGACCACTCCACCCCCCAGGTGATAATTACTCTGACCACTCCCCCAGGGTGATAATTACTCTGAGTACTCCACCCCCCAGTTGATAATTACTCTGACCACTTCCTCAACCCCCAGTGATAATTACTCTGACCACTCCACCCCCGGGTGATAATTACTCTGACCACTCCCCCCGGGCGATACTCTGACCACTCCACCCAGATGATAATTACTCTGACCACTCCCCCAGGTGATAATTACTCTGAGTACTCCACCACCCCGGGTGATAATTACTCTGACCACTCCACCTCAGGTGATAATTGACCACTCCCCCCAGGTGATAATTACTCTGAGTACTCCACCACCCCCGGGTGATAATTACCCTGGCCACTCACCCCGGGTGATAATTACTTTGACCACTCCAATTGTGATGTGTTACaattggaaacaagtcctgtggactgctgaagttaaaatagaactttattattagtttattagttgaggtattgagttcaaaagtcaggaaggtgTGTAGTAGCTTTATAAACATCTAGTTAGGCTGGATTTAAAAAGACTATCATGGATAGGGACCAGCGAGACAGTCTACTGTACACAGAGTGTGCAGAAGAGTCAGTAACAACCTGAGACATGGCATTTAAGACAGAACTGATTTACTTATTACAATATtaaacacatagaaacatagaaaataggtgcaggagtaggccattcggctcttcgagcctgcaccgccattcagtatgatcatggctgatcatccaactcagaaccctgtacctgccttctctccatacccccgatccctttagccacagggcccatatctaactccctcttaaatatagccaatgaaccggcctcaactgtttcctgtggcagagaattctacagattcaccactctctgtgtgaagaagtttttcctaatctcggtcctaaaaggcttcccctttatcctcaaactgtgacctctcgttctggacttccccaacatcgggaacaatcttcctgcatctagcctgtccaatccctttcaaattttatatgtttcaataagatcccccctcaatcttctaaattccaacgagtataagcctagttgatccagtctttcttcatatgaaagtcctgccatcccaggaatcaatctggtgaaccttctttgtactccctctatggcaaggatgtctttccttagattaggggaccaaaactgcacacaatactccaggtgtggcctcaccaaggccttgtacaactgcagtagtacctccctgctcctgtactcgaatcctcttgctatgaatgccagcatacattcgcctttttcaccgcctgctgtacctgcatgcccactttcaatgacttgtgtataatgacacccaggtctcgttgcatctccccctttcctaatcggccaccattcagataataatctgttttcctgtttttgccaccaaagtggataacctcacatttatccatattaaattgcatctgccatgaatttgcccactcacccaacctatccaagtcaccatgcatcctcttagcatcctcctcacagctaacactgccgcccagcttcgtgtcatccgcaaacttggagatgctgcatttaattccctcatccaagtcattaatatatattgtaaacaactggggtcccagtactgagccttgcggtaccccactagtcactgcctgccattctgaaaaggtcccgtttattcccactctttgcttcctgtctgcaaaccaattctctatccacatcaataccttacccccaataccgtgtgctttaagtttgcacactaatctcctgtgtgggaccttgtcaaaagccttttgaaaatccaaatataccacatccactggttctcccctatccactctactagttacatcctcaaaaaattctatgagattcgtcagacatgattttcctttcacaaatccatgctgactttgtccaatgatttcacc is a window of Mobula birostris isolate sMobBir1 chromosome 10, sMobBir1.hap1, whole genome shotgun sequence DNA encoding:
- the LOC140204038 gene encoding uncharacterized protein, yielding MMRQQPVHFVERPFTCLVCGKAFAQSSQLQAHQRVHSGERPFICSFCGKGFTNSSDLLIHQRIHTGERPYACSECGKTFTQSSHLQVHKRIHSGERPFICSTCGKGFTNSFHVMRHQRVHSGERSVLCSVCGKGFARSRDLLTHQQLHTGERLFICSECGKGFTHSSHVIIHQRVHTGERPFTCSDCGKAFSHSSHLQTHQRVHTGERPFICSECGKGFTHSSHVMRHQRIHTGERPFTCSECGKGFTHSSHVRRHQRVHTGERPFTCSVCGKGFTQSSHLQTHQRVHTGKSPFACPVCGKGFAQSSLLLRHQQVHSGERPFTCSACGKGFTSSSHLLRHQQVHTGERPYTCCVCGKGFTCSWHLVRHQEVHSGESSYTCSKCGKGFTRSSHLLRHQRVHSSETPFACSRCGKAFPDPSQLLVHQRVHTGERPFTCSECGKGFTQSSYLVNHQRIHTGEKPFTCSECGKGFTRSFNLVTHRRVHSGERPFTCPECGKGFTQSSHLLKHQYVHTGERPFTCSECGKGYVQSSQLLKHQQIHNANFQ